Below is a window of Corvus cornix cornix isolate S_Up_H32 chromosome 10, ASM73873v5, whole genome shotgun sequence DNA.
AACTCCTTGATCTGGTACTGAAGTGCTACTCTCCTCACAAGACAATGAGTACCTGTTTTGTGGAGATACAACTGCTGATCCCAATTAACATTTTCTCTCCCACCTGCCCCCTAAATTGCACACAGCTGGAGCCACACCTCTAGACAGCCCAACCTCCTTTTGCTTTGTTGGGCAGCAAACCAACTCCCCGTGCTCAGCTGTGTGGGACATTCAGATGTATTGCAGCCAGTTCACACCGGATTATGATCACTGGGAAAGGAGCTACAGCTGCTGTAGTTTGATGCTCCCTTACCCTTTCTGagggctgtgctcaggcagCCATAGCAGCCTTTCAGCACGTCCCTGGTGGAGCATTAGTGTTAGCAATCTGACTAGCAAACAGTCACCCGCCTCTCTCCTTCAGAGGCTCGGAAAAATTTATTTATCCATTATTTTTACTACCAGAGAGTAGACCTTTACCTTAATAGCAGCCAAAACATGCAGCAGCACGGATTAAATCTGCACTAATATTTGACCGACCTCAGCTTCACAGAATGCTCTCTCACAGCGCAATAGCTCAGacctggcagccagcagtgctgaggcCAAAGCCTCCTCTGGCCGCCCGTGTTTCTGTGCTGGGTCAAGCATGCAGACAGGCAGCGCGTGGTTCCTCATGCTGGGAGACcggggctttttttttctgttcgTTGCTCTCTGCAGGGGTGTTCTTGGCAAGGAGGGTGTGAGCGCAGCACCCTCACTCAGTGATTTCTCAGCAAACTAAGTGGACTTAAGCCTTCAGTAAAATCAAAGCTCTGGCTTTGCTTCAGCTATGCATGGAGAAGGGGTGCCTATAGAAAGGAATTAGAGCTGGAACACAGagcaaaagcagaacagagcaaAACCTTCAAATCCTGAAATCACATGACTGAGCTTTCCTAACCACGCAGTGAGCATGTTGCTGTACCAGAGAGTTCGTTCCCATCAGAACGGCAGGCTTATAAGTActttaaagcaatttaaaaaaaacgCACCAGCGAAAAATACCTAATTTGAAATGAAGCAGCTGATATTAGAAAACTGAGGTGGAGTTTTAAGAGTAGACCAATGATAAGTTTCAAGGAAGAGAAGCAGTGGCAAGGAAGCCACTTACCTTGATAACAAAACCCTTTCTGCTCATCTATGTAAGGAAAGAGCCACGAGTAATTTAGACAGGGAATTTTGTACTGTTTTCTCTGGTGGAAAGTGGGATTTGGAAGGAAATCCTTAAATCTTTCCAGAcctaaattatttattttttcctgtaaagcaGGAGAAGCAGTACATTCTCTGCTGCAGTCAGAGGGCACACAGAACTCATTTGTGAAAGTTAGTTGTCACCCCTAAAAATCTTGACTATTAAAATCATTCTTGCTCTAGTAAAAAGAATTCTGGGCCACAGAGGGATTAGAAATGGGCAACAGCAATTGCTGCAGAATTTGTTGTTCCAGACAATTTTTCTCGTTGTTCATACTGTAAAAGTGGCTGTATGATTATGTTTGATTcaatacagaaggaaaatatccaCTTTTTCACCTTATTTCCTGTATCCTAGAGAGGGGTTGATCACATACTAGCCAAACACCATGGATGCAAGGAACAAGAGGAGTTTAGAGGGACTGGATGTAATGAAGCAAAACAATGTTCCCATTTGCACTTCTTGCTCACAAGTGTGAGCAGCAGGCCTGCACCTCACAaacaacaaataataaaaaaggcacCCCAAAACTCCATTTGGCATCACAGGGTTGCAAATGTTTCTGGAGACATGTCTGCAAGTGATAGAAGGGAAACGCAACTCTCTTCCTGAGAAACGAGTGactggggaaggggcaggggtGATGACTTTACAAAGCTTAAAGACTGCATTTTACTCTTTAATCTTCGGTTATACACATGACTTCATTGTGGAAAGGTCACCAGACAAAGGAGTTCAGTGAACTGGTCCGAAGGAACTGTGTGCGGGTCTCGGCTTTGCTCTTACAAACCATTCACGTAAATGGCATGGCCATGTGCCCCGGCCAAGGGCGAGCCCAGTGCTCACACAGCCCGCCACAGGAATCCTGGGAACCGGTGGGAATAACCAGAAATTGTCACAGCAGTAAAAAGGTACTGCGGAGTAAGCTTAAATTCACCTTCTACCTCCGGAGACACCACAGAGCACTTGGCTATTGCGCTCAGCACCTTGCACCAAGATCGAACTCGCCGTGGCCAAAACCTTCGCTCTCCCCCAAACACAAGGCAGGATGGGGCGAGGGCCGGAGCGCGGCTCCCTGCGGGCGGGACCGCTGAGAGGGGCGGCGAGTTtgaggaggagggggaattCGAATGGGGCGGCGGGACCCCTGCGGGGGCGGTGGGACCCCTGAGGGGACGGCGGGAGCCCTGAGGGGGGCGGTGGGACCCCTGAGGGGGGCGGTGGGAGCCCTGTGAGGGCGGCGGGACCCCTGAGGGGGGCGGCGGGACCCCTGCGAGGGCGGGTCCCTGAGgggggcggcggagcgggggcGGGGCCCCTGAGGGCGTGGGGGGGGCGCGGCCCCACGTGACCCTCGCGCCCAGCGCTGCCGCCCGCGCTCAGAGGCGCTCGCGCGGGCCGGGCGATGCGGGCGGGCGCGCGGCGGCGCGCGGCGCTGGTGCTGCTGGCGGCGCTCGCGGCCTGGGGAGCGCGGGCGCAGCGCGCCGGGGGCCCGCGGGTACGGGGGGAGCGTGAGGGGACTGAGGGCACGGGGGGACCCCGGGAGGGGACTGAGGGCACGGGGGGACCCCGGAGGGCACCGGGCTCGAGCGCTGCACGGCCCCCGTCCCGCGGGCGGCTCTGCCCCGCCGCAGGTGTGCGTGGCTCTGGTGGCATCGCTGCAGCGCTCCTCGCTGCGCTAGAGAGGGAAATCCACCGGAGCTCGAGTCCGCGGACGTCCCGCGGCCTGAGGAAGGGAAAGGTGTCAGGATGTGTAACACTTTTGcacttaattttcagaaaatgggaCGCGTTGCGTCGTCTCGTCTTTATCGGAGTTTCCTGAAGGATTTTTCACGCCGCAGGAGAGGAAGGATGGAGGAATCGTTATCTACTTCATAATTATACTGTACATGTTTCTGGCCGTGTCCATTGTGTGCGATGATTACTTCCTACCTTCCCTAGAGATCATCAGTGAATGTAAGTGACATCCTGATCTTTTTCCTGTAAAACTGAGCAGTTTGGCATAAAacattctcttttaaaaagcttcaaAGTTAAAAGTgttctgaaagaaaactgaacaagTTTCATTTTCCATGCACGGATGTGTCCATACAATATTTAATTTGATACACACTatcaatattttattgaaaaaaacctaCTCTGATTACACTGCAcaggtatttatttaatatttgcttttttctgcctGGAGGAAAATCCTTAAGAATCCTCAATATTAACTAAACTGACAATTTAAGTTTGGGTTGCATGGTATTATGTCGAGGTAACtgctaaagaaataaaaaaggagggaTGGTGGTGTGTGGAACCAAAACAAGAAACCAAAACTCTTCCtagagtttgtttttctttgaaagtagTGAACAAGTATCAGGATGAGCTACTGCTAACTTATTAAAGGTATGacacaggagggacaggaatTCTATGGTTCTAAGAAACCCAACCAACCTGCAACAATTCCCCTGGCTTCAGCAGACCACTGAAGTAAAGAGATGGTCTTGGCAGGGAGTTTAGCTTTTCAATGCCAAGAATTAACAAAATTCCCTAGGGAAACTCATCCCTGAACTGGAAAACACTCTCCAAATCAGAACACTTACAGAAAATGTAAGACTAAACACTGCCATAAGAGCTGGTGTTCTGTTTATTGATGATAAATAAGCATTTGTCAGACTTTTGCCATGGTCAGTCATACGTCCCTGTTCTTTGTGTGCAGGACTTGAGCCACAGAATGAGTCACATTTCAGGAAGAGTCAACTTGCCAgaacaaaaatctcatttctctgAAGCAAGACACAGGCTCTTATACTGTccatacaaaatgaaaatttgatttttaagatCACAGCACTGATTTGAATTTAACTAGTGTTTCTGGTATGTGAAGACACTGTAGTATAGATTTCCCTGGAAGATCAGTAGACTTGATGTGGATCATGTAACAATATCACACTACAGTCCATGGAATTTCCCCACAATTATTACCCATATGAAACATAGTTAAATCCTGCATACAAAGGCTGATTTTACAAGAGATTTAAACTAATTTCTGTAATGAAGTTAGAAATAAACTAGCCCAATAGATAAGgctaatttcattattttatgaaTCTCAAATACATGCATTGACtgcatgaaaataaagtttattcTATTAAACCATAGTAGTATCTAAGATAATGTACTAATGCAAGTAAAGGGTACAGACTACTGAAGTATCAGGTTTTTTAAGCAATTCTTTTTGCTCTATCCTCAGGCCTTGGCCTCTCACAGGATGTTGCTGGAGCAACTTTTATGGCTGCTGGAAGCTCTGCTCCAGAGCTTGTCACTGCTTTTCTAGGTAAGAGATGTGTTTTGACTCCTTGTAATTTagaattcttttctttgtatgCCAAACAGAACCATACCAGAGAGTAATTTTCCTTACAGGAGCTTTTGTGACAAAGGGAGATATCGGCGTCAGCACCATCCTTGGATCAGCAATATATAATCTTCTTGGTATTTCTGCAGCTTGTGGGCTGTTTTCCAGTGTGGTATGTATCAACTTTGGTAGTTCTGCTCCCAAGACCCAAACAGTTATCCTTTCTCGTTTGCCAACAAAAGCCAAGAGAGACTTACTATGACAACTGCCAAGTTTATTATTTAGTAGCAAAACCAGCATGTAATCAGTTTTAAGATAACTTGCTatgaaagtttttaaaaacactaaCTTGTTAAATATCATACTTAAGTCATTCCTAAGaatctttaatttttacatAATATAGAAACAACATATTGATGCAGCATTTACAGCACTTAGTGAAAGTATTACAGAGAGGTTTAAGAAAAGTACATGACTGATCTGCAGGTTTCGAGGCTATCCTGTTGGCCGCTGTTCAGAGACTGTCTGGCCTACACCATCAGTGCAGCAGCGGTCCTTGCGATGATATCTGACAACAGAATTTACTGGTAAGAGCACAAGTAGTGTTGAATTCATGTTGACTGGAGATTTGTGAGACTGCTtttcaaaccaaacaaaaatccccaagcCCCAAACTTCGAGTAGCCTGAACTGCCATTCACTAACAGAAATAAACATCCTGTTGGctttaaaaaacttaaaaagtTACAATGCTTGTAAAGATTATTACCTAAACATTCAAACTCTGCATATTTATGAAGCTTGATCTGCATAGGTTTGTCTGTACAGACTTCACAATTTCTATCACAACTGTTCTGGCATAGCAGTTAAGTGTTCAGCATTTACTCCTTTTGAGCCTTTCCTTTCATAGCAGCATTGCTCAGAAAAACACTTGTCTGCCAGAAGGAGATCATGAGTTTCTGATGTTTTAACTCTTCCATCAACACTGAAACTCCTGTTATCTCAACAAGACAGTCAGGTCCAGCATTAAGTCTCTTAAAGTTTATAATTTAAGCAGGACATGAAGACTCAATTTTGCAAACATCAGGAAAACGTTCAATCAGTAAGATCCCCTGAAAAACATGCAGCTATACAATACACAGACAAGATTCTGCAGGGGAGGGGAGTTAATCAAACTGCTGAAAGACATGGGGACACTCACAAACTTCCATGACATTAGCCATACAATTGCAAATAGATGCTTTTGTGTGTTCTCCTTTTGCTACTCATgcaaattttctctctctctccttatGCCAACCATTGGGTTCTTTTATACTACATGTTatataaaacttatttttcattctagGTATGAAAGTGCATCCCTATTACTAATATATGGGTGTTATGTTCTGGTGCTATGTTTTGACATTAAAATCAACCAATACCTCATGAAAAAGTTCAGTCCCTGCTGTACGTGTTTTACAAAAGCTGTGGAAGAGAATGcggagcagcagccactggtTGGCTGGAGGGAAGAGAGTGGACCTCTAATTCGTCAACAGTCAAGAACAGACAGCGGAATTTTTCAAGATGAGCTGGACTACTCTCAACTTTCAACAAGCTTACACGGGCTCGATGAAATCTCTGAAGGTATAAGTATTATTACAGCTGTCTCTAGCACTCCACATGCCTGTCTGCATCAAATCTGATCAAGAGCAGACTCTGAGATAGCATTAAGATTTTGCTCACAAAAGAACTCCAGCCTAGTATTTAAGTAGATCATTTTTCTAACCTGGAATATAACCTTCAGCAAAATCAGAGTGGTGGTTTTCATATGAAGTTAGCTGCTAGAGGAATGCAAGAATTTGTGTTGTATTAGAACTTCAGTCTTTGCTATGTATATTTGAAACTTCTCAGCAACACTGCTTGTAAAATGTATTATCACCTGAAAGCCACACCAGTACTGTACTAATATACACAGTTTTCTTACGACAGTGGAAGGTTCATAGCCCAAAATATGCATGCTATCAGAAGTAAAGGGATAGCTGTGATGTGGCCACAGGTCATGTATCTTCTTAGGCAAAAAACAGCAGTTGGTACTTACTCTTGGTAAATGTTATGGGTAAACCTTTATAAAGAAATTCATTTTCATCCACATAAGCTCTCTTACTGGTGAACATTTTACTCATAGAATACTAGGTTGGAAGGGAATCtcaaggatcatctggtccaaccttccCTGGCAAAAGCATGGTCCCAGATGGGCCAGCACCTGTTCAGCTGAATCTTAGAAGTGTCCAGCATTGGGGAATCCACCACTTCCTGGGAAGATTATTCTACTGGTGATTATTCTCATTGCAAAAAAACGGTTTTCTTGTGTACAAGCAGAGTCTCCCCAGAAGTAACTTGATTTCAGAATTTTGTCCAGAGAGATGTAGATACAGGGTAATACTACAGCTGAAACTTGAGGAAGTagtatttttcaccttttttcagTATTCTCACAAGTAGAGGACAGTAATATACTGTATGTTATGGATTCAAACTTAATACTACAatttaaaagttactttttcttCAACAGATCATCCAAATGTCTTCACCATGCCTGAAGCAGATATGAAGAGAATTTTGTGGGTGTTATCCCTTCCTATTATTACACTACTCTATTTAACTATACCAGATTGCAGAAGACAGTTTTGGAGGAACTGGTTCATGgtgacatttttaatttcagcagcATGGATTTCTGCAATAACTTATGTTCTTGTATGGATGGTAACAATAGCAGGTAGGTACCTAAAGTGTTGTTGCTATACCAGTCAAGAATCACTGAAAAAGTTGTGAGGTTTCCCTGTGAGGTTTCCCTTTCCATAAGCAACAGTCAGTTTAGCAACTCAGACTGTGCTGTAAAAAAAggtaacaaagaaaaacaacagaaatttaTGTTTGACTGCTTAGTTTGCCACCCTCTTCTATCCAATAATGGAACACTGTAGAATTTAGCTGCTTCACACTGCTTACCATCACATGAATGAGAACTTTATGTAGCTACAAAAAACccaatctatttttaaaaacagagagtTTCATTAAACTGCTTCATTAAGCAAAACAATTAAACACACAGCAATAAACTTGTCATGCTGAAGGCTGACAAACATGAAATCCACTAAGACTGGAATTAGAGGTCAAGGTTTTTGGAAAGGATATGTTATTTCTACACCTGTGTTTTTCAGGAACGTTATAGTAAGAGATTTGGCATTAAATTAACTGCCAAAAAACGTCTCAAATGtgtttattaaacatttttggGGTATGTATATGTAGACCTCTTACAAATCTGCATCATAAAGTGAAGCAGTCAAAGGACTGCATGTAAGTGAGAGAAGGGGTAATAGCTTGTATGTAAAAGCCTTCTCCTAAAAGTACTTCGAGGTATTAAAGTGCTCCTCACTTCATTGTTCCTCCAGTCAGCTTGAAAGACATccagttttccattttaagaacaagcagaaaacaaaactaaaactctacagaaatttttcaaaacttgCCATTTTCACATTATAGCTTACTAATCCTACTCAAGCATTCTACTAGTTCAGACATGAATAACTCCTTGTTCAGTGCAGAAACAGACCTACACATTTGGTGAACCTTTGAGAAATTACTAGTAGATCGCTGGATATTATAACCCACCATGTTAACCCCTTGGTCAAATAATTTTCCACTTGTACCTAAAGAGCAAGGGTTCACTGTCTGGATGCTAGAAGCCTTTGAAACAGGATTCAAGTCAACATTATTGCTGTTCTACAAGACAAAGCATTAATTCATATGAAAGAAGGTATGGTGGAGATTCAGAGAGTGTATTAGTTCACTTTCAAGAGTCATCACAGGTAGTGCTGGGGTCTTTGGCCCACTACTCCTAGGTAAATTATATTCTATTAACATGTTAAAACACTACAAGTTACACACACATTATATTCAAGTCCAGGCTCTCATGAAGGTTGACTCAAAGGTTCTATCATTGCATAATCAGCCTACCAGAATGTCACAAAGGTATCATAGCTGGGGACTACACTGGGATGGTCAAGAACAAAACCTAACTCAGTACACCTTTCTGTTGCTGGCAAAAAAATTTGACTACTTATAGCAACACATTGCTACTGATACACAAAATTAACTAAAGCCTAGAAAAATAAGACTATTCTGTCTTTATGGTCAgttgccagaaaaaaaataaacccctaCACATTAAATAGAAGATAAATCTatctaataaaaagaaaaattagatt
It encodes the following:
- the SLC24A5 gene encoding sodium/potassium/calcium exchanger 5; this encodes MFLAVSIVCDDYFLPSLEIISECLGLSQDVAGATFMAAGSSAPELVTAFLGAFVTKGDIGVSTILGSAIYNLLGISAACGLFSSVVSRLSCWPLFRDCLAYTISAAAVLAMISDNRIYWYESASLLLIYGCYVLVLCFDIKINQYLMKKFSPCCTCFTKAVEENAEQQPLVGWREESGPLIRQQSRTDSGIFQDELDYSQLSTSLHGLDEISEDHPNVFTMPEADMKRILWVLSLPIITLLYLTIPDCRRQFWRNWFMVTFLISAAWISAITYVLVWMVTIAGETLGIPESVMGLTLLAAGTSVPDTVASVLVARKGNGDMAMSNIVGSNVFDMLCLGIPWFIKSAFINTSGPIEVNSNGLTYTAISLICSVVFIFLAVHLNGWKIDKRLGTICLVLYLVFTVLSILYELGIIGNNPTRVCGN